In Silene latifolia isolate original U9 population chromosome X, ASM4854445v1, whole genome shotgun sequence, the following proteins share a genomic window:
- the LOC141623552 gene encoding berberine bridge enzyme-like 8 — MESQYLYLTTLLLLIFSFISNVASNPLYVDGFLRCLPSHAKSSIDRAIYHPNTPAFSKVLQAYIHNERFNKTTTPKPLLIIAAQDETHVQATVICAKESHIDIRIRSGGHDYEGLSYTSKNPFILLDMFNLRAIDIDLASETVWAQAGAILGELYYKIANVSKKHAFPSGVCPSIGLGGHISGGGYGNLIRKYGISADHVIDARVVTADGDILDKRTMGEDLFWAIRGGGAASFAVVLAWKLKLVRVPETVTVFNVAKTLEEGATDVVLQWQDFAPNAKKDLFIRIEPHVVNGTTAGSKTIAVKFIGMYLGSAKKLAKYLKKSFPLLGLQVKDGIEIPWIKSVQYWFGIPLDVPTEAILSRVPSVKYFAKFRSDYVQKPISRAGYEAIWKKMIELDVMYMQFNPYGGRMAEIPDYELPFPHRAGNLFKIQYNGVWFVDGLADQFMNASRELYDTMEPFVSKHPREHFLNYRDIDVGTNDKENIEFAKSYFKDNLPRLLATKAQVDPDNFFRYEQSIPVLDSPQ, encoded by the coding sequence ATGGAGTCACAATATCTATACCTCACAACTCTACTACTCCTAATCTTCTCATTTATTTCGAATGTCGCTTCGAATCCATTATACGTCGATGGCTTCCTACGTTGCCTTCCGTCTCATGCAAAGTCGTCAATCGACCGAGCAATCTACCATCCCAACACTCCCGCATTTTCAAAGGTTCTTCAAGCCTACATTCACAATGAAAGATTCAACAAAACAACCACCCCAAAACCGCTACTAATTATTGCCGCTCAGGACGAGACTCACGTCCAAGCCACGGTCATTTGCGCTAAGGAAAGTCACATCGATATTAGGATAAGAAGTGGCGGTCACGACTACGAAGGCTTATCGTACACGTCCAAGAATCCATTTATATTGCTCGATATGTTCAATCTTCGAGCTATTGATATCGATTTGGCTAGCGAGACCGTATGGGCTCAAGCCGGTGCAATCCTTGGCGAACTTTACTATAAAATTGCCAACGTTAGTAAAAAACATGCGTTTCCTTCGGGTGTGTGCCCTTCAATTGGCTTAGGTGGTCACATTAGTGGAGGCGGATACGGAAATTTGATTAGGAAATACGGTATTTCCGCGGATCATGTCATCGATGCAAGAGTTGTGACCGCGGACGGTGACATTCTTGATAAACGAACCATGGGAGAGGACCTATTTTGGGCCATTCGAGGAGGCGGAGCTGCTAGTTTCGCGGTAGTCCTTGCGTGGAAACTTAAATTAGTACGTGTTCCCGAGACTGTCACGGTTTTCAACGTCGCCAAGACCTTAGAAGAAGGCGCGACCGACGTCGTCCTCCAATGGCAAGATTTCGCCCCTAATGCTAAAAAAGATCTTTTCATTAGGATAGAACCTCATGTTGTAAACGGTACTACGGCCGGATCGAAGACGATTGCAGTCAAATTCATCGGTATGTATCTAGGCAGTGCTAAAAAGCTAGCGAAATACTTGAAAAAATCATTCCCATTGTTGGGCTTGCAAGTAAAGGACGGCATCGAAATACCGTGGATCAAGTCGGTCCAATATTGGTTCGGTATACCTCTCGATGTTCCAACCGAGGCAATCTTAAGTCGGGTGCCTAGCGTCAAGTACTTCGCGAAATTCAGGTCCGATTACGTGCAAAAACCGATTTCTAGAGCCGGGTACGAAGCGATTTGGAAGAAAATGATCGAATTGGACGTAATGTACATGCAATTCAATCCATATGGAGGAAGAATGGCCGAGATTCCGGACTATGAGCTCCCGTTCCCTCATCGAGCAGGGAATCTATTCAAGATTCAGTACAACGGAGTATGGTTCGTTGATGGACTCGCGGACCAGTTTATGAATGCGTCTCGAGAATTGTACGATACAATGGAACCTTTCGTGTCGAAACACCCGAGAGAACATTTCTTGAACTATAGGGACATCGATGTGGGCACGAACGACAAGGAGAATATCGAGTTTGCGAAATCCTACTTCAAGGATAATTTGCCACGGTTGTTGGCGACTAAGGCTCAAGTCGATCCAGACAATTTCTTCAGATATGAGCAGAGTATTCCTGTTCTTGATTCACCTcagtaa